The Spirosoma sp. SC4-14 DNA window GTCCCGACTCGCCTTCTGGTATGAAAGCGGTTTTGATGATCGTAAAACCTGTTTCGGCAAACCAATTGGCGTAGGTAGTAGCATCGGCATGGCTCCAGTACATGGTGGTGCCGGGTGTCAACCAGTTGTTGTCAGTACCGGTCCATTCGCCTGCACCCACCACACATAGCAAATACCCTGGCGACTGAAGCCAGCGATACATGGCCCGAAACAGATCGGGCTGCTCGGCCAGCGGAACGTGGATGATCGAATAAAGCGCCACAATACCACCGAACGATTCGTCGGGAAACAATAGCGTTGTCATATCACCGACTTCG harbors:
- a CDS encoding class I SAM-dependent methyltransferase, which gives rise to MKTPKDIVRDGYDRLAGVYRKHYQNDHKIRYESWLTEFSKRLLVNTSILELGCADGIPTAEYLSQRFNYLGIDLSPVQIEHARKNVPVAQFEVGDMTTLLFPDESFGGIVALYSIIHVPLAEQPDLFRAMYRWLQSPGYLLCVVGAGEWTGTDNNWLTPGTTMYWSHADATTYANWFAETGFTIIKTAFIPEGESGHTLFLLKK